Proteins co-encoded in one Oceanococcus atlanticus genomic window:
- a CDS encoding flavin-containing monooxygenase yields the protein MYAVIGAGPMGLSMARNLAKYGLDFVGFEIHADVGGLWDIDSPTSTMYASAHLISSKRMTEFAEFPMDEDVATYPHHSQMRNYFQKYAQAFGLYDKYEFETEVVSVVRQGQGWLLTSRHQGVETQRQFDAVFLCNGTLHKPNRPTLPGTFSGEIMHSAEYKQADCFRDKRVLMVGCGNSGADITVDAVHAARSVDLSVRRGYYFLPKFLMGKPIDTFGGLIKLPRRAKQMLDAALIRAAVGKPSDYGLPDPDYRLYESHPVMNTLLLHHIGHGDVRVRGDIAQCEGQRVTFKNGEQGEYDLIVLATGYDLDYPFIDPAEINWQGAAPQLYLNAFHPQADDVFVMGMVEASGLGWEGRNKQAELAALYLRQLRDGAASAQRFKQLKQQRCGQRLDGGYAYLQLDRMAYYVNKQEYLDALNGHIAELKVDLASAVAA from the coding sequence ATGTACGCAGTGATCGGCGCGGGCCCCATGGGTTTGAGCATGGCTCGCAATCTGGCCAAATATGGACTGGATTTCGTGGGGTTCGAAATACATGCGGACGTGGGCGGCCTGTGGGATATCGACAGCCCGACCAGCACCATGTACGCCTCGGCCCATCTGATCTCATCCAAGCGCATGACCGAGTTCGCGGAATTCCCCATGGACGAGGATGTGGCCACCTACCCGCATCATTCACAGATGCGAAACTACTTCCAGAAGTATGCACAAGCCTTTGGCTTGTATGACAAATACGAATTTGAAACCGAGGTGGTTTCGGTGGTGCGGCAGGGCCAGGGCTGGTTGCTCACCAGTCGCCACCAGGGGGTCGAAACACAGCGGCAATTCGACGCTGTATTCCTGTGCAACGGCACCCTGCACAAGCCCAATCGCCCGACGCTGCCCGGTACATTCAGTGGCGAGATCATGCATTCGGCGGAATACAAACAGGCCGACTGTTTCCGCGACAAACGCGTGCTGATGGTCGGCTGTGGTAACTCCGGGGCGGATATCACGGTCGATGCGGTGCACGCCGCACGTTCGGTCGATCTGTCGGTGCGACGCGGTTACTACTTCCTGCCCAAATTCCTTATGGGCAAGCCGATCGATACCTTTGGCGGTCTGATCAAACTGCCGCGCCGGGCCAAGCAGATGCTCGATGCGGCGTTGATTCGCGCTGCGGTTGGCAAGCCGTCGGATTACGGTCTGCCGGACCCGGATTACCGCTTGTACGAATCCCATCCGGTCATGAACACCCTGCTGCTGCATCACATCGGTCATGGTGATGTGCGCGTGCGCGGCGACATCGCCCAATGTGAGGGGCAGCGCGTCACCTTCAAGAATGGCGAGCAGGGCGAGTACGATCTGATCGTGCTGGCCACTGGCTATGACCTGGATTACCCGTTTATCGATCCGGCCGAGATCAACTGGCAGGGCGCGGCGCCACAGCTGTATCTGAACGCCTTCCATCCGCAGGCCGATGATGTATTTGTCATGGGCATGGTCGAGGCCTCCGGCTTGGGCTGGGAAGGGCGCAACAAGCAGGCTGAGCTGGCCGCCCTGTATCTGCGTCAGCTGCGTGATGGTGCGGCCTCAGCGCAGCGTTTCAAACAGCTCAAGCAGCAGCGCTGCGGCCAGCGGCTCGACGGCGGCTATGCATATCTTCAGCTTGATCGCATGGCCTACTACGTCAACAAACAGGAGTACCTGGATGCGCTGAACGGGCACATCGCCGAGCTCAAAGTTGACCTTGCCAGCGCGGTGGCGGCATGA